A genomic segment from Candidatus Zixiibacteriota bacterium encodes:
- a CDS encoding DUF2480 family protein has translation MEVLELTDFAENGVIFEAAFDQKFREYNWERFNGKAVRISNCGLQIVPGWVYITVGIELAGRARKIFYGDAKEPKRLHKRDGDSKPDTQVRHES, from the coding sequence ATGGAAGTCCTGGAGCTAACAGACTTCGCCGAAAACGGGGTGATTTTCGAGGCAGCATTTGACCAAAAATTCCGCGAGTACAATTGGGAGCGGTTCAACGGCAAGGCGGTCCGAATCTCCAATTGCGGCTTGCAGATTGTTCCCGGATGGGTATATATAACGGTTGGAATCGAACTGGCCGGCCGCGCCCGCAAGATCTTCTACGGCGACGCCAAGGAGCCGAAACGGCTTCACAAGCGCGACGGCGACAGCAAACCCGATACACAGGTCAGGCATGAGTCATAA
- a CDS encoding iron-sulfur cluster assembly accessory protein — MVNNPKADEKTQVPSIQLTPAAIGEIRRRMSAQADPDRNQLRLWVEAGGCSGLSYEMEFVKDKQERDFEFNFDGLTVLVESRSMPYITGMTLDYSDKMVNGGFQFSNPKAKRSCGCGTSFSV; from the coding sequence ATGGTCAACAACCCCAAAGCCGACGAAAAAACTCAGGTTCCTTCGATTCAACTCACTCCGGCTGCGATCGGAGAAATCCGCCGCAGAATGAGTGCGCAAGCCGATCCCGACAGGAACCAGCTGCGTCTCTGGGTGGAGGCAGGTGGTTGTTCGGGACTGTCCTACGAAATGGAGTTCGTCAAGGATAAGCAAGAGAGGGACTTCGAGTTCAATTTCGACGGTTTGACCGTTCTGGTGGAGTCGCGCTCGATGCCCTACATCACCGGGATGACGCTCGACTACTCCGATAAGATGGTCAACGGCGGTTTCCAGTTCTCCAATCCCAAGGCCAAGCGTTCCTGCGGCTGCGGGACGTCATTTTCCGTATAG